A window of Plasmodium malariae genome assembly, chromosome: 12 genomic DNA:
cTCCCCTGAATgcttattttgtttcattgGGTTAGCATTTATGTAACTCTATCGTAAAGATTCTGTgtattatactatttttttgtattatccGCTTCCTATACATTTAATCTATTCATAATGTACACTCATGCATCTCTTTTATTgcatatgtaatatatacgtacaaatatatatatatatatatatatatatatatatgtacatacttatataaatgtatataaacataccATATAAGTAGAGTACATAGTAAGGCCACTTTTTACCCTTTGGTATTATATACTACGTTTACCATAATAACAatgtcatattttttatttaaaataaagttcCTTTAAAAACTGTAGTTCGCACTTCTTCAACttattctttatttgtacaaagtcattattttaaaaaaaaaacattaaattttttaaatgaaaaaaaaaaaaaaaaaaaaaaaatatctttaaaatGAGGAATTACTTGTAATGctaaattttatgtaaataaattgtagattattttacttgtattttaatataatatataaaactgtTTTATCTGCttctcaaaaaaaatataattatatattttttttttttttgcattcatAAAACTTggatttattttaaaataaaagtttctTATTTTTCCCATTTAAAAAGAGGGGCTACGTTTTTTCcgtttattttcattttattattattatttttttctttttaatttttaatttttaattttttcgttatatatattttttattttattttattctttttttacgaAATATCCGAAACCggttatattttcatatttgaaCGTATAAAACTTGGTAAAtaagcataaaaaataaaactgaaaaaaaggaaaagcgACCCCATTTTATCTGTAAACAGAATATTTGTGATTTAGGaattattatcattgtaCCCTGTGAAAAGTGTGAAAGGATATGGATCAGTAATCGTTTTTTGGTGGACAATCTCATGTATActctttattatatatgtattatttttttataatatcatattttcattttgatatTCCCCAAAACAGAGAAAACGTAGCAAGGTTAAAAAGAATTTCATAAGATATAacgaatataaaaaaaatgtaatcaTAATAAACAATGTTCCATCgcttcctttttattatatgtaatatatgaaatgttACGTTCACAACATGAATGTTTAAAGGCCTATCTTCATTTCTGTTTACGGCCTTAATGGTAGtgaagcttttttttttcttttttctatatataaaaaaaatggaacatTAATAAGTTTTGGAAAATCAAAATAGTTATtctattgtttttataagCAAAGGGAGCTGTTTTTTATACACCTTCCCAAAATGTGaacagaagaaaaaaaaaataacaactTGAACGAattacacacatatataaatatttatatacataggTACACACGTGCGTATGGACATATATACTTGCAGTGCTTTAAACTGAACAAGTTAGCAGTAtcgaatttttattaaaaggtCCTCAGTAAAATTGTCCCATCAATTGAAGAACTTCGGtcaatttcataaaaaaggTCATATAGATTGTAGTgatcataattattaatttttaaacaaGCATGatcagaataaaaaaaaaaaacacgaAATTAATGTAAGAATgtgcattatatataatgtgtaGCGGCATAATTggttttctttaaaataaaaggaaatttttaatatacaaaaatatatgtatttcttttttcttttttgaatatataaaataaatgtaatataaaaacaaatacagtaatatataatataaaatgttaaagagtacacaaattttattatttatttgtcgACTACTTAAGTAAATTTTGTAATGCTCCAAAAGAGTAGAATgttaattcattatattaataaaagtgCGATGCTCATAAAAATGAAGTGATGAATTAATAGATTGATAAATTGTTAAATGCGGCTCTAATAACCCCCCACAAACATAataacatatacacacacatgcAGTTACATGCACAACCCAGGCAAAGGCATACCTCATTAATCTGCTTAACTAAGTgctaaacaattttttatatataagatttaaatttatattgtttaaaaCATTTCCAACAATTTTGTGTTGCTCTTTAGAACATTTCCAgaaattatacaaattacaaaatgacaaaaatacacataaaaaacataacatGAACCAACAAATTTGAAATGACATTAACATTTGGATAGCCTGCATTAACCATATGGAAAAGTTTATATACAGTGCATACCAAAAtacctttttatttacacTATTTAATAAGCTTTCTTCAGATGTTTGAAAAACAATTTTGTTTGAATAGTCTTCGTTAGAATCTATCCACCAAATCATTTTCACTAaaaatcttaaaaaaaaaaaaaaaaagcatgcGCATATTGCAGATGTTGAGCattcttacatatatacataaatataaggCGAATTACGCACAGTCCACGCAAtctaatatgtaaaatactGGCATAATTAATCCTAATTaggtgtaaaaaaaaagaaaaaaagaaaaaaaggaatatgaTGGACTATACATTAATACTACACATGTGGAcgtagatatatatatatatatttatatatgcgaatatatgtacatatatgtacccCATACCTCCCAGTTATATTCTTAACCAAATAGAAATCTAACGAAACCAAAAAAAGAGTAATTGcaaatgttataataaaatcattttCTTTTGATTTTTCACTTCTAAATATGTAAGGCCCTATAAAATAGctataaaaggaaaaaatcgttttttctttttttttaactctCAAAGTAAATTAGTATGtagtattaaaataatggaGGCGTTTCACTTTTTGTACATATAGTAAATGTGAACTAAGAGACCAAGCCAGTGCTCATACGAGCAATGCACATAATggtatacttatatatatatatataagtatatcatgtatgtttatatatacagtCACGGCACAGAGTCTAAACATAAccatatacatttacacaCTTAAGCATTACAGTAATACTGAAAGGattttaaaagaaacatGTGCGATACATATATAGGGGTGCTTCGTATTATGAAGAAagtcattaaaataattcatcatgtcatttttattaaatgcaTTAGGAtcgaaattaaaataattcttagTGTTCATTGAATTTTGTGCATTGCTGGGAAATTTTGAATCGTTCGTTTCATTAATTTCACTTTCAAAGGGGCTTCTGCTCATTTTCGTAAATTCTGTGAATTTATGCgcttaaaaaatttcagtCACTACGTActcgcatatatatatacatatatatatatatataaacaaaatatgtatgcccaataatacattaatgaaatgaagaattttcaaataaaaagtcgaaaaaaaaattatggaaaaaagGATACTCCTTttcaattaatattttccgcTATTCGGAAACTCATTTTTCCCTCAAAAAGAATACATTAAAAACGTTTACTTCAGCTCTTTTTACTTTCGCTTTactttcactttttttttttacctgtAGTCCTTTACGCTATTTCAGTAAaacttttgtattttttttgtgtcaacgtaaaaaactaaattaattttttgcaaagagcaaaatttgcaaaaattAGTTTGgataatttgtttatatatacgaTATTACTATTAATGTATGAAAGATGGAGACTGTactataaattattcttGAAACTTCAATTTTAAGGTGTCATATGTACAACACGTCGTAATTGTAATAcgtttaattttacttttaaaaatttaaagaatatatatgtgctcGTGCCTtagcacaaaaaaaaaaaaaaaaatatatgtacatgtacaacATACCCccgttttaaaaatatctcAAATAcgaattaaaattttttcatattgttttttcttaaaataaacctaaaattgaaaatatatatactttttattaattttttatagtcTATAATAATgcagagaaaaaaaaaaaaataaattaagctGAATGTTACATAATAATAGgagataaaataaacaaaaagcatatttttaaggtattataaaatgtatacatatacatatatatataaactttttaattttttaagcagtttttaaaattattaaatcatgtataattatttgcTTACCATTTGACCAATCGACCTGCggcctttattttttattgttgttaACATAGGGCAATATTTTGGACATTCCATGAAAAAGCAGTTTTGTTGTGGCTAACCAATGTTGataaatcatttatttatgtatgtgaaAAATAGCGTAGTAATGAGTCCTTTTTATTTGCGTAAACCCTTTAAAAGCATAGAGGTAAAAGCGCCAGcgtttattataaatatataatatatatacatatatacgtatacacttatatacatttgttaTATACGTATGAACGATACCACAGGTATGATTGCACAGTTTTTTACAGCCCAATGATGGCAACTGTCGAGCATTTTTAAAGCGTAATAAATTGTACTATATCAGAAAGGACAgttcattttataaataggTGTACCGACGACACTCGTGTGCATATCAGGATAAAAAGTTTTGCCTTAAATTTATCACAATAAAGATGAATGAAGATTTGAAAGATCTGagtaaatatgaatataggGAAGAGACGGATAGTAATTCAAGGACATCAAATTCGGATGAGGAAGAGATTGAAGAagaaatagatatatatttgaataatgtaaatgaaaacaacctgaacaacatatatacatacttgaTACAGTACCCGTTGAGGCCAAAATATAGGCCTTACAATTttactaataatatacaaaaaatatataaatgtaaaaattacaacaaattaagaaatataaaaaataatttcaacaCAAATGAAGAAACGTACATATTTGAGTATAAGTTGCATGAACATATGAAAGAAGAAGATATTCATGAATCTAACACAACATATAAAGAGGAACAGAACGATAAAAGTATAAGTAGATTAATTAGTACTAGTGTTTTATgtgaatatattacaaactgtgtgtgtatatttaagtacaatgatataaaaaaaaaaaaagaaatttatatgataccattaaaacatatatatcagTTTAAGCCATGtcatgataatataaaattcgatataaattttgaagaaaaaataaaaactagtGAATCGCTATCTGcagataatttaaaagatagtaatatagatataatagaaaataacaagtatataaatgataacaaTTTTACAAATTCAATGGATGATAGGTGGAGtaaaattgttaatatatatgaacccGATTCATATGAGGCAAATGAAATAGTATCTCTATTTACTAATTTGAATGAAACAAATTGCATGTTTGAATACCAAAGTAATGGGGATGATACTGCAAAGAATACTTGTGTTAGTAGTAGTATTAGTAGCAGCAACGGTAGGAGGAAGGACGACATTAAAGAAATACGATTTAACAGTGATGCGTACTTATACTTGAAtcatatttgtaaaaatgcCAAGGAAGATAACTATAACCATATACAAAATGACGAGAGCAGTAAAGAACGGAGAGCAAAAGAATGTAGTAAATATaacaacatatataaacaagaagaggatatatgtatgaatataaatatgctttattttttctccttaAATTTAGACGAAcagatattaaaaatattgaggATGAAAAATGTACAGAGTTTTAGTGAAATTCAAAAAATcatcaaaaaaaatgtagatgATGAAAAGCTGATAAGTACTGTTAAAAAGTATTGTGTTAATGTATTAGGATTATGGGTAATAAAAtcgaaatatttatataaatttttaaaaggtaaagaaaagaagagtgaaaatgaaaagaaactAGAAACTTTTTCTTATGTCGATTATAAGATTCGAGTTCGTGATTTGTTGTtagtaattatatttaaacagGTGGAGCCTATATTGCTAAAATATGTGTACGAGAGAAGAGTAGAAAATAGATCGAAGAACATGCAGATCAAGTCTGACCATAGTtgcagtaataataataataatagtataagTAGTACTGTTGGTAGAATTGGCAGCAGCGCTGACAGTAGTGTTAGCGGCTCGTCGAAGAAGATTAATTCGTCGACGTCCATtataattgaaaattttgaaaaagcaACAAACCtatcaaataatattttattggaAATGTTTTCCCCTCTAtgtgaatataaatatacggGATATTTTTTCAAGCACAAAATGGATGAACATTTTTTGGCTAATAATATAAGTCtgtgtttattttataatgaaaagtggaaaaagaaaatggtaaaagttgctaaaattatacaaacatataaaaatagtaaaattattattaatgattATAAATTAGATATAAGGAcgttagaaaaaaatatcactGATTTGTTACATAACAATTGTTTATCATTTGATGatttatacaataaaataaaaagagaattaagaaatacaaatttggatttacaaatttttttacaagttttaaataacatagcaattaatattaataatatatggtTCCTACGaataaataatcaaaatGATTTCAATAAATGTAGAAATGCagttattaacatatatcagaataatcataattctgttttaacaaaaaaggaCATAATTCATCATGTAGAAACGTATATAAAATCATCCCTAACCATTCCagatatttattttagaaatatattaaatgaattatgtgttcaaaaaaatggaaaatatttatttaaaggaAATGACCAATTGAAGTCTGAATATAGCGAGTAACTTTTACTCATACACAAAATATGGTACCCATTTTGTTGTTTAATTTGCTTTTTATGAATTCAAAAGGATTCCCCATTTTCAGGATCTCCACTCCTGCAATTTTTGAGActcaagtatatatatatgcactcTTTTAAACGGTGCATAATAAGAATGCTGAAAATGCCCCCATAATGTTACTTTTgctttttgtatttttttctttttttactcGCGCTTTAAGTAACTGCTGCGTTTTAACGAatacatgtgtatgtgtattatGTAGTATGCTTTATGCATCCATATGGCGTATTTTGAATTTATgtagatatgtatatatacatatttttattttttgtatttacatCATTAACCCGTTAATATTTGCTCTTTGTGAgcacttttttaatttttattatgtccaaacataaatttatttatttatttttttttttttttacgctGACAAGTAATGAAGTATATGATTTTTCTGTGCCTTCAactcataatttttttttaaaacatatctACTGAAATTTACTCTATCAAATATCCCAGTGGGTGTTAATAAGCAACATTGTCCCATGTAtacatcttttttatttcaggtattttgaaaaaattttagaacattttaaatatttgtaaaatgaTGTCACCatttatttaacaaattcgttatctctttttataactcttttaaaaaattcaaaatttgtATGCATAAATGGATAACAAGCCtacgtataaataatacCTACACATACCCACTTACACCTACATTAATATGCCATCTTGTAATAACGTGTAATACGCATTTATAGAACAGTTTAGTAATGGTATCACTCCTTTCCAACATAGTGCTATATACAGTggttaaatgaaaaaaatgtacgtACGTATACATGTGTGTACAAATATgctaatatatgtatgcggATGtgcatatttgtttttcattaaaacAGCTTATcgccttttttatatttttcctttatatgcatttttaaaatacgaACTTTTAACTAAATGAAAAACGgtattacaataatattaataataattataataataatagtagtagtaataaaagtaattacCACTTAGCATTTTGAATGGTGCTATGAAATTAAAtagcattttttattaataagcaatttttcataattatagcGCAGTGCTTCAGAATATACAATATCATTATGGTcagttcatttttttgaatttgaTGTGAAtgcataataatatgttCTCAACTTTCATTACATTTTATGCTTTAaacacaatatatatatatatatatatttttatgtacaaaatatatcaattaaaaagttttttcttatttttttcttatttttttcttattttttttttatttttttcttgtttttttcttgttttttttttttttttttcatatatatactttatatcATCTAAGTATCAATGTCTTAtgtgaattaaaaaattttttttttttctgtatataGTCTTACTTCAAATTTTGCACTTTCCCagtcatatatacataagagTTTACTCGTGGGTATCGgttattttctctttaaatatatactagtGTATTTTTTAACTGAATACAAATAGtttaagaatttttaaaacaatgttacactttttaaaattatatcagTTTTTAATATCCTTTTGAAGTTCCTACAATACATCTCCATTTTTCTGTATAAACCTGAGTATACAAATATTGTTCAGAGTTAGGTACATACACATGCAGCAAGATacggatatatatatatatatgtgggtGTGTAAATATTACGTACATACGAATGTGAATAAATCAATATGAATATTAACAGGTATtactatatgtataatatcgAATTGcctttattttaaagaataaggaaatttttttttgcaatttcCCCCTCGTTATTTTGATCCTTTTCTAGACATCCTTTCATTACTTTATTGCCACGTTTTGGTTCCCTTTTTGCCGTGTTTCCCTTATTTTTGCTACATTTTTGCCACATTTTCGTCACCTTTTTGCCTTATTTTTGGCTCGTATTTTTTGAACCCCCTTTTTAGCaccttcattttttttacggatacatatacacactgATAAGTGAAGAGTTAAGATGCTGACAACGTACAATATAATTTGGAAAAAAGAGGAtgaggaaaaattaaaaaatgagaaaagagaaaagaatGTAGAGGATAgcgaaataaatgaaaagaaagaTAGATCCTCTTCCATAGCTGATTTTGAAGAACTAATAAATGATGTAGAGGATTTGTTAGAAGAGcaacaaataaatgaaactgaaaaattatacaaagaGTCTAAATCTcctaatgaaaaatttaataaaaaaaataaattaagtatAACTGATTTATCAGCTCAATTATGGTGTGAACAACAATTAGAATTAGTTTTAAccacaggaaaaaaaagagaaaccGAAGCAATGAGATTAGGTATAGAAAGACATGAAGTTTTAGAAAAAGCAGATCATCAAATTATTGATGTAGAAGTAAATACAAGAGAAGAATCATTAGGTTATCGTTTACTAAATACTATTACACTTTTAGGGCAATTATATGAGTTTAAGAAAGCAAGAGAAGTATGGGTTTTTGGAATAATTAGAAATTACGTACTTAGGGGAGTAATTGATGAACTTAGAATTGAATATGACAATGTTTCGAAA
This region includes:
- the PmUG01_12058000 gene encoding golgi apparatus membrane protein TVP23, putative gives rise to the protein MSRSPFESEINETNDSKFPSNAQNSMNTKNYFNFDPNAFNKNDMMNYFNDFLHNTKHPYICIAHVSFKILSVLLYFIGPYIFRSEKSKENDFIITFAITLFLVSLDFYLVKNITGRFLVKMIWWIDSNEDYSNKIVFQTSEESLLNSVNKKVFWYALYINFSIWLMQAIQMLMSFQICWFMLCFLCVFLSFCNLYNFWKCSKEQHKIVGNVLNNINLNLIYKKLFST
- the PmUG01_12058100 gene encoding DNA-directed RNA polymerase III subunit RPC5, putative, producing MNEDLKDLSKYEYREETDSNSRTSNSDEEEIEEEIDIYLNNVNENNLNNIYTYLIQYPLRPKYRPYNFTNNIQKIYKCKNYNKLRNIKNNFNTNEETYIFEYKLHEHMKEEDIHESNTTYKEEQNDKSISRLISTSVLCEYITNCVCIFKYNDIKKKKEIYMIPLKHIYQFKPCHDNIKFDINFEEKIKTSESLSADNLKDSNIDIIENNKYINDNNFTNSMDDRWSKIVNIYEPDSYEANEIVSLFTNLNETNCMFEYQSNGDDTAKNTCVSSSISSSNGRRKDDIKEIRFNSDAYLYLNHICKNAKEDNYNHIQNDESSKERRAKECSKYNNIYKQEEDICMNINMLYFFSLNLDEQILKILRMKNVQSFSEIQKIIKKNVDDEKLISTVKKYCVNVLGLWVIKSKYLYKFLKGKEKKSENEKKLETFSYVDYKIRVRDLLLVIIFKQVEPILLKYVYERRVENRSKNMQIKSDHSCSNNNNNSISSTVGRIGSSADSSVSGSSKKINSSTSIIIENFEKATNLSNNILLEMFSPLCEYKYTGYFFKHKMDEHFLANNISLCLFYNEKWKKKMVKVAKIIQTYKNSKIIINDYKLDIRTLEKNITDLLHNNCLSFDDLYNKIKRELRNTNLDLQIFLQVLNNIAININNIWFLRINNQNDFNKCRNAVINIYQNNHNSVLTKKDIIHHVETYIKSSLTIPDIYFRNILNELCVQKNGKYLFKGNDQLKSEYSE
- the PmUG01_12058200 gene encoding exonuclease V, mitochondrial, putative translates to MLTTYNIIWKKEDEEKLKNEKREKNVEDSEINEKKDRSSSIADFEELINDVEDLLEEQQINETEKLYKESKSPNEKFNKKNKLSITDLSAQLWCEQQLELVLTTGKKRETEAMRLGIERHEVLEKADHQIIDVEVNTREESLGYRLLNTITLLGQLYEFKKAREVWVFGIIRNYVLRGVIDELRIEYDNVSKREYLIISDTKTRKEKKEPSLAQKRTSAIQVQTYCLLLHHLKNGKADFQKLFEIYECNPYYEFTAIDLVKYKNLDNLSKEVNSLFIKLPRIKEEMEIVYEHQGIEFARNLIPYFYQSTLYTINFLLDYWDGKRSSDVVENSDKWKCKFCDFVKNCVRCPLDV